Proteins encoded by one window of Halosolutus amylolyticus:
- a CDS encoding ABC transporter substrate-binding protein: MTEGRPARNDGGQLSRRALLATTGGVTVATSGCVRQVRSIVNRDDLDPLSLTITTLPADGDRESIRLARELAAVFEAVGIDVSIEMRSNEEFLRAVLLNHDFDVYVGNHPGGTDPDFLYEALHSVYADESGWQNPFGYTNLVVDDLLEAQRTVDPDERTDAVTDLLEAFVREQPFVPICVPEEHRLVRTDRFDGWGEGHPATGRGYLGLDPAADVDRLRAVHTDARPSENANPLMAEYRERGTFVDLLYDSLAAEVDADLVPWLADAWEWDDETLAVTLRDDCRFHDGESLTADDVAFTYRFLDDTSLGASELSSPSPRYRGLVSAIDDVEAVDRTRLEFTVGTNQPVAERALTVPILPKHVWKPRSDAANVPGVRVAQGTTEAVVTDNWPPIGSGPFQFDTRAERDYVTLARFDDHFTRRAGVDLPAPTVETMRIQIDPRSTSAIELVQTDAADVTSDTIETYVLDAVEESPETRLLESPSWTVYHLGFNARKAPFSNPRFRRVVASLIDKAWLVDEVFDGYATPTATPVTDEWTPDSLAWNGSDPETPFLGSDGEVDVATARSAFEEAGFRYGEEGRLRVRH, translated from the coding sequence ATGACCGAGGGACGGCCCGCCCGGAACGACGGCGGGCAACTCAGCCGACGAGCGCTGCTGGCGACGACGGGTGGAGTGACGGTCGCGACCAGCGGCTGTGTCCGCCAGGTCCGTAGCATCGTCAACCGGGACGATCTCGACCCGCTGTCGCTCACGATCACGACCCTCCCCGCCGACGGGGACCGGGAGAGCATCCGGCTCGCACGGGAACTCGCCGCCGTGTTCGAGGCCGTCGGCATCGACGTCTCGATCGAGATGCGCTCGAACGAGGAGTTCCTCCGGGCGGTCCTGCTCAACCACGACTTCGACGTCTACGTCGGCAACCACCCCGGCGGCACCGATCCCGACTTTCTCTACGAGGCGCTTCACTCGGTGTACGCCGACGAGTCCGGCTGGCAGAACCCGTTCGGGTACACGAACCTCGTCGTCGACGACCTCCTCGAGGCCCAGCGGACGGTCGACCCGGACGAGCGGACGGACGCGGTGACGGACCTGCTCGAGGCGTTCGTCCGCGAACAGCCGTTCGTCCCGATCTGCGTCCCCGAGGAACACCGTCTCGTCCGGACCGATCGGTTCGACGGCTGGGGCGAGGGCCACCCCGCGACGGGGCGTGGCTATCTCGGTCTCGATCCGGCAGCGGACGTCGATCGGCTCCGGGCCGTCCACACCGACGCCCGTCCCTCCGAGAACGCGAACCCGCTGATGGCCGAGTACCGCGAGCGGGGGACGTTCGTCGACCTGCTGTACGATTCGCTGGCGGCCGAGGTCGACGCCGACCTCGTGCCGTGGCTGGCCGACGCCTGGGAGTGGGACGACGAAACGCTCGCGGTAACGCTCCGGGATGACTGTCGGTTCCACGACGGCGAGTCACTGACCGCCGACGACGTGGCCTTTACCTACCGATTCCTCGACGACACCTCCCTCGGCGCGAGCGAGCTGTCGTCGCCGTCGCCGCGGTACCGGGGCCTCGTCAGCGCGATCGACGACGTCGAGGCCGTGGATCGAACCCGACTCGAGTTCACCGTCGGGACGAACCAGCCGGTGGCGGAGCGTGCGCTTACGGTCCCGATCCTGCCGAAACACGTCTGGAAACCCCGATCGGACGCCGCGAACGTTCCCGGCGTCCGGGTCGCACAGGGGACGACCGAGGCCGTGGTCACGGACAACTGGCCGCCGATCGGGAGCGGGCCGTTCCAGTTCGACACCCGCGCCGAGCGCGACTACGTGACCCTGGCACGGTTCGACGACCACTTCACGCGGCGAGCGGGTGTCGATCTCCCTGCCCCGACCGTCGAGACGATGCGCATCCAGATCGATCCCCGGAGCACGTCGGCGATTGAACTCGTCCAGACCGACGCGGCGGACGTCACGAGCGATACGATCGAAACGTACGTCCTCGACGCCGTCGAGGAGTCGCCCGAAACGCGCCTGCTCGAGTCGCCGTCGTGGACCGTCTACCACCTCGGGTTCAACGCGCGGAAAGCACCGTTCTCCAACCCGCGGTTCCGGCGCGTCGTCGCGTCGCTGATCGACAAGGCGTGGCTCGTCGACGAGGTGTTCGACGGCTACGCGACGCCGACCGCGACCCCGGTGACCGACGAGTGGACGCCCGATTCCCTCGCGTGGAACGGATCGGATCCCGAGACGCCGTTTCTCGGATCCGACGGGGAAGTCGACGTCGCGACGGCCCGATCGGCGTTCGAGGAGGCCGGCTTCAGGTACGGCGAGGAGGGCCGCCTCCGGGTGAGACACTGA
- a CDS encoding phosphatase PAP2 family protein, which produces MVAEELAEVLMRVLAAVAVMLVLSIVVFIGRDRLVTTRREWWSRLRTSAPIIAVLLVVLGLNRVMRQVGPSISREIGIHVSWLYWKVEGEFVLIFQDIAFPELTTYFSLVYVYGYTFLLIFPIVAYFALSDTRPFRQLLAAYSFNYAIGVTLYILIFAYGPRNYIPALVSETMLYDNSPQYIYLTTEVNRNVNVFPSLHTSLATTVAIFAYRTRDEYGRWFPVALLLAVSVVISTMYLGIHWAIDVVGGLVLATLSVVLADRLVDRGLLARLRARLAAIWTAATARLTDRT; this is translated from the coding sequence ATGGTCGCCGAAGAACTCGCCGAGGTGTTGATGCGGGTCCTCGCCGCCGTCGCGGTCATGCTGGTGCTCTCGATCGTCGTCTTCATCGGACGCGATCGGCTCGTAACGACCCGCCGTGAGTGGTGGTCCCGGCTACGGACGAGCGCCCCGATCATCGCCGTGTTACTCGTCGTGCTGGGGCTGAATCGCGTGATGCGACAGGTAGGGCCGTCGATCTCCAGGGAGATCGGGATTCACGTGTCCTGGCTGTACTGGAAAGTCGAGGGAGAGTTCGTCCTGATCTTCCAAGACATCGCCTTCCCGGAGCTGACGACGTACTTCTCGCTCGTGTACGTCTACGGCTACACGTTCTTGCTGATCTTTCCCATCGTCGCGTACTTCGCGCTGTCGGATACGCGGCCGTTCCGTCAGCTGCTGGCGGCCTACTCGTTCAACTACGCGATCGGCGTCACGCTCTACATCCTGATCTTCGCGTACGGCCCCCGCAATTACATCCCCGCACTGGTCTCCGAGACGATGCTGTACGACAACAGCCCGCAGTACATCTATCTCACCACGGAGGTCAATCGGAACGTCAACGTCTTCCCCTCGTTGCACACCTCGCTCGCCACGACGGTCGCCATCTTCGCCTACCGGACCCGGGACGAGTACGGGCGGTGGTTCCCCGTCGCGCTCCTCCTCGCGGTCAGCGTCGTCATCTCGACGATGTACCTCGGCATCCACTGGGCGATCGACGTCGTCGGCGGACTCGTGCTCGCGACCCTCTCGGTCGTCCTGGCCGATCGGCTCGTCGATCGGGGGTTGCTGGCGCGGCTTCGGGCCAGGCTCGCCGCCATCTGGACGGCGGCGACCGCCCGGCTGACCGATCGGACCTGA
- a CDS encoding ABC transporter substrate-binding protein translates to MNRNPSTPVDGVSRRSVLAAGAAGLALSTSGCIDRVRSVVDDGGAKQFSLSILTVPADGDRENVQIATHLQENLEAVGIDVSVEMRSRSEFLETVLIEHDFDVYVGRHPADYDPDFLYEALHSAYANANEDGWQNPFRFSDPRVDDLLENQRRIDGKERKQVVTDLLEAIARRQPFVPICVPDEIRVARSDRFDGWEDGHLATRSGYLGLDPQEDAEQLHALVTDSRMSRNVNPLSATLRERGTTIDLLYDSLLTEREGELIPWLAEDVEWIEVEDGSATASVTLREDCFFHDPNGDSEDADDPAWEDEREEVTATDVKFTYEFLADTSLGLADVPSPAPRYRSHASAIDRVEIDGPHQLTITTSTGTEVGERALTAPILPEHRWRDQVIDRADGDDFEAPQAEWGLVTMNNIPPTGSGPYRYADHENREHLTLERFDDHFTRRADVDLPEPTVEEIRFTVDPGSKSSVERVLSGGADVTATMLGASSIANIPDEPGVTRIESPSRMFYHVGFNAQRSPFGNPNVRRAIARLIDKQYLVDTVFDGYASPLATPVTGEWVPDDHSLAWTDEDDVDPVVPFVGSEGELDVEAARDRFLEVTGYRYDDAGRLLKQY, encoded by the coding sequence ATGAATCGAAATCCAAGCACCCCCGTTGACGGCGTCAGTCGACGATCGGTCCTGGCCGCCGGCGCAGCCGGCCTCGCCCTCTCCACCAGCGGCTGTATCGACCGCGTTCGAAGCGTCGTCGACGACGGTGGAGCGAAACAATTCTCGCTCTCCATCCTGACGGTCCCCGCGGACGGCGACAGGGAGAACGTCCAGATCGCCACCCACCTCCAGGAGAACCTCGAGGCGGTCGGAATCGACGTCTCCGTCGAGATGCGGTCCCGATCGGAGTTTCTGGAAACCGTGCTGATCGAGCACGATTTCGACGTCTACGTCGGCCGCCACCCCGCCGACTACGATCCCGACTTCCTCTACGAGGCCCTCCACTCCGCGTACGCGAACGCGAACGAGGACGGCTGGCAGAACCCGTTCAGATTCTCGGACCCCCGCGTCGACGACCTCCTCGAGAACCAGCGGCGGATCGACGGTAAAGAGCGGAAACAGGTAGTGACGGACCTGCTCGAGGCGATCGCACGCCGACAGCCGTTCGTCCCGATCTGCGTCCCGGACGAGATCCGGGTCGCCAGATCCGATCGATTCGATGGCTGGGAGGACGGCCACCTCGCGACGCGCTCGGGCTACCTGGGGCTCGACCCGCAGGAGGACGCCGAGCAACTCCACGCCCTGGTTACCGACTCGCGCATGTCCCGGAACGTCAACCCGCTCTCGGCGACGCTTCGCGAGCGCGGGACGACGATCGACCTGCTGTACGACTCGCTGTTGACCGAACGCGAGGGCGAACTGATTCCGTGGCTGGCCGAAGACGTCGAGTGGATCGAGGTCGAGGACGGGTCCGCGACAGCGTCGGTCACGCTTCGAGAGGACTGTTTCTTCCACGACCCGAACGGTGACTCCGAGGACGCGGACGACCCCGCCTGGGAGGACGAACGCGAGGAGGTCACCGCCACGGACGTCAAGTTCACCTACGAGTTCCTCGCGGACACGTCGCTGGGGCTGGCCGACGTCCCGTCGCCGGCACCGCGGTACCGGAGCCACGCCTCGGCGATCGACAGGGTCGAGATCGACGGCCCCCACCAGCTGACGATCACGACATCGACCGGAACGGAGGTCGGGGAACGGGCGCTCACCGCCCCGATCCTGCCGGAACACCGCTGGCGCGATCAGGTCATCGATCGTGCCGATGGTGACGACTTCGAGGCGCCCCAGGCCGAGTGGGGGCTCGTCACGATGAACAACATCCCGCCGACCGGAAGCGGACCGTACCGGTACGCGGACCACGAGAATCGCGAGCACCTCACGCTCGAACGGTTCGACGACCACTTCACGCGTCGGGCCGACGTCGACCTCCCTGAACCGACCGTCGAGGAGATCCGGTTCACCGTCGATCCCGGCAGCAAGTCCTCCGTCGAACGCGTCCTGAGTGGCGGCGCCGACGTCACGGCCACGATGCTCGGTGCCAGTTCGATCGCGAACATCCCCGACGAGCCCGGCGTGACTCGGATCGAGTCCCCCTCGCGGATGTTCTACCACGTCGGATTCAACGCGCAACGGTCCCCGTTCGGCAACCCCAACGTCCGTCGCGCGATCGCTCGCCTGATCGACAAGCAGTACCTGGTCGACACCGTGTTCGACGGCTACGCCTCGCCGCTCGCCACGCCGGTGACTGGCGAGTGGGTTCCGGACGACCACAGCCTCGCGTGGACCGACGAAGACGACGTCGATCCCGTGGTCCCGTTCGTCGGCTCCGAGGGCGAACTCGACGTCGAGGCGGCGCGAGATCGGTTCCTCGAGGTGACCGGCTACCGGTACGACGACGCGGGTCGGTTACTGAAACAGTACTGA
- a CDS encoding ribonuclease P protein component 4 translates to MTIAAERIERLHDLAQAAAADGDHDRARYYVRLARRVAERNRLTLPKQFRRFTCDECDAYLRPGENARVRLRDGHVVITCDCGAQARYPYED, encoded by the coding sequence ATGACGATCGCCGCCGAACGGATCGAGCGGTTGCACGACCTCGCTCAAGCGGCGGCTGCCGACGGCGACCACGATCGGGCGCGATACTACGTGCGACTGGCCCGCCGCGTCGCGGAGCGAAACCGGCTCACCCTCCCAAAGCAGTTCCGGCGATTCACCTGCGACGAGTGCGACGCGTACCTCCGTCCGGGAGAAAACGCCCGTGTCAGGCTTCGAGACGGTCACGTCGTGATAACCTGTGACTGTGGTGCACAGGCGCGGTATCCGTACGAGGACTGA
- a CDS encoding YhbY family RNA-binding protein, with protein MDETERKRQAHDLDVTVWVGKSGIESVVEELDDQLSDRDLVKVKFLRAARAGSSTEEKAADLADRVGADLVDTRGHTAVMYR; from the coding sequence ATGGACGAAACAGAGCGAAAGCGGCAGGCACACGACCTCGACGTCACCGTCTGGGTCGGCAAGAGCGGCATCGAATCCGTCGTGGAGGAACTCGACGACCAGCTATCCGATCGCGACCTCGTGAAGGTCAAGTTCCTGCGGGCCGCCCGGGCGGGGAGTTCGACCGAGGAGAAGGCGGCCGACCTCGCCGACAGGGTCGGGGCGGACCTCGTCGACACACGGGGCCACACCGCAGTGATGTACCGATGA
- a CDS encoding mechanosensitive ion channel family protein — translation MSVGLLQAEPRLGPIGRALDDAGLTAAQAASAEGAIRFVVAFVALWTIGRVVVLPLVSRAMDRRELDEHAQNPLLMITRFGVVFVAIAIAFGFAGFGNFLVSMAGIAAAGALAIGLAMQNVISNFVAGVFIYTDRPFKIGDWIEWDDGTYGGVVEDISLRVTRVRTFDNELLTVPNSELTGGVVKNPVDADKLRLKFVFGIGYGDDIQRATDVIVDEAERHPDIMDDPAPSVRLTELGDSDVGLQSRFWIADPSRADFVRIRGEYVTAVKRRFDEEGIDIPYPVRTLEGGLAFENSQSIPQQAE, via the coding sequence ATGAGCGTCGGCCTCCTGCAAGCGGAGCCCCGGCTCGGCCCGATCGGCCGCGCGCTCGACGACGCGGGTCTCACCGCGGCGCAGGCGGCGAGCGCGGAGGGAGCGATCAGGTTCGTGGTCGCCTTCGTCGCCCTCTGGACGATCGGCCGCGTCGTCGTGCTCCCGCTCGTCAGCCGGGCGATGGACAGGCGCGAACTCGACGAACACGCCCAGAACCCGCTGTTGATGATCACCCGGTTCGGCGTCGTCTTCGTCGCGATCGCGATCGCCTTTGGCTTCGCCGGGTTCGGGAACTTCCTCGTGTCGATGGCCGGCATCGCCGCGGCCGGGGCGCTGGCGATCGGTCTCGCGATGCAGAACGTGATCTCGAACTTCGTCGCCGGCGTCTTCATCTACACCGACAGGCCGTTCAAGATCGGCGACTGGATCGAGTGGGACGACGGGACCTACGGGGGCGTCGTCGAGGACATCAGTCTCCGGGTCACTCGCGTGCGAACGTTCGACAACGAACTGCTGACGGTGCCGAACTCCGAACTCACCGGTGGCGTCGTCAAGAACCCGGTCGACGCGGACAAACTCCGCCTGAAGTTCGTCTTCGGGATCGGCTACGGCGACGACATCCAGCGGGCGACGGACGTCATCGTCGACGAGGCCGAACGCCACCCCGACATCATGGACGATCCCGCCCCGTCGGTTCGGCTGACGGAACTCGGCGACTCCGACGTCGGCCTCCAGTCGCGGTTCTGGATCGCTGACCCCTCGCGGGCCGATTTCGTCCGCATCAGGGGCGAGTACGTGACCGCGGTCAAGCGCCGATTCGACGAGGAAGGGATCGACATTCCCTACCCCGTCCGGACGCTCGAGGGCGGACTGGCGTTCGAAAACAGCCAGTCGATTCCACAGCAAGCCGAGTGA
- a CDS encoding universal stress protein — MYDDVLIATDGSDPASRATQQGLSIADDVGARVHALSVADVPAIARDSTREQVRADCREFVDAVADEATARDVSVTTAVRDGRPHHEILAVADEHDVDLLILGTHGRTGVRRWLLGNVAMGVVRGARRPVLTVGPRAVDVPRTVDRLLVATNGRPGAAAAVGHAIELAAAFDATLHALSVVDDADTSLSVVVESFEKQAEAATDAVASRAAEQDVEVVTAIERGRPHEEITEYVGDRGIDLAVVGTETLSSMERFAVGSVSQRVAATSPAPVVTVRRTN, encoded by the coding sequence ATGTACGACGACGTGCTGATCGCGACGGACGGCAGCGACCCCGCGTCGCGGGCGACCCAGCAGGGACTGTCGATCGCCGACGACGTCGGGGCGCGGGTCCACGCACTGTCCGTCGCCGACGTTCCCGCGATCGCCAGGGACTCGACGCGCGAACAGGTACGAGCGGACTGCCGAGAGTTCGTCGACGCGGTCGCGGACGAGGCCACCGCGCGGGACGTGTCTGTCACCACGGCCGTCCGCGACGGGCGGCCCCACCACGAGATTCTGGCCGTTGCCGACGAACACGACGTCGATCTCCTGATCCTGGGGACCCACGGCCGGACCGGCGTCCGACGGTGGTTGCTCGGCAACGTCGCGATGGGCGTCGTCCGCGGTGCCCGCCGGCCCGTGCTCACCGTCGGCCCCCGAGCGGTCGACGTCCCGCGCACTGTCGATCGCCTGCTCGTCGCCACGAACGGCCGTCCCGGTGCGGCGGCCGCCGTCGGGCACGCGATCGAACTCGCGGCGGCGTTCGACGCGACGCTACACGCGCTCTCCGTCGTCGACGACGCCGACACGTCGCTCTCCGTCGTCGTCGAGTCGTTCGAGAAGCAAGCCGAGGCCGCCACGGACGCGGTCGCCTCGCGGGCGGCCGAGCAGGACGTCGAGGTCGTCACGGCCATCGAGCGCGGCCGGCCACACGAGGAGATTACCGAGTACGTCGGCGATCGCGGAATCGACCTCGCGGTCGTCGGAACGGAGACGCTCTCGAGTATGGAGCGATTCGCCGTCGGGAGCGTCTCCCAGCGGGTCGCGGCGACGTCTCCGGCGCCGGTCGTCACGGTTCGACGGACGAACTGA
- a CDS encoding DUF5798 family protein: MGLGSTAKKIQALSDRAEAMYRQVQELQQRITNLEEEVDDTHDTVSRMDHQLTEQRALLLAIADEHGLDGEEILAQAAIDEADELAAEDEGEADAADATTDESDEASEASVE; the protein is encoded by the coding sequence ATGGGACTCGGCAGTACGGCAAAGAAGATCCAGGCGCTCTCGGACCGCGCCGAGGCGATGTACAGGCAGGTACAGGAACTCCAGCAGCGGATCACGAACTTAGAAGAGGAGGTCGACGACACCCACGACACGGTCTCCCGAATGGACCACCAGTTGACCGAACAGCGAGCGCTCCTGCTCGCGATCGCCGACGAACACGGTCTCGACGGCGAGGAGATCCTCGCCCAGGCGGCGATCGACGAGGCCGACGAACTCGCGGCCGAGGACGAGGGCGAGGCCGACGCCGCGGACGCGACGACCGACGAGTCGGACGAGGCCAGCGAGGCCAGCGTGGAGTAG
- a CDS encoding PLP-dependent cysteine synthase family protein: MATHERPLDSVLETIGRTPLVRLHDAPGDVRIYAKLESFNPGASVKDRIGRYMLERMLERGDVPAGGTIVEPTAGNTGIGLAIAAEQLGLDAIFVVPERFSVEKQQLMAALGAEIINTPTEDGMGGAIERAHELAAELEDAVVPQQFSNPLNTEAHYATTGPEIYEALDGDVGAVVAGCGTAGTLMGIARYAREQDPETYVAAVEPEGSLYGESVGEDREEGEYKIEGIGTHNLETNELFDPALVDDVYAIPDRLAHEELKRLASEEGHLVGSSASAASVAAKRVARKIDAGTIEAPSDTVVTVFPDSSERYLSKGIYRSFEEWTS; this comes from the coding sequence ATGGCGACCCACGAGCGACCGCTGGACTCGGTGCTGGAGACGATCGGTCGGACGCCGCTCGTTCGACTCCACGACGCGCCGGGCGACGTCAGGATCTACGCGAAACTCGAATCGTTCAATCCGGGCGCGAGCGTCAAGGACCGCATCGGCCGGTACATGCTCGAGCGCATGCTGGAACGGGGCGACGTCCCGGCCGGCGGAACGATCGTCGAGCCGACCGCCGGAAACACGGGGATCGGGCTCGCGATCGCGGCCGAACAGCTCGGCCTCGACGCGATCTTCGTCGTCCCGGAGCGGTTCAGCGTCGAGAAACAGCAGCTGATGGCCGCCCTCGGCGCCGAGATCATCAACACGCCCACCGAGGACGGGATGGGCGGCGCGATCGAGCGCGCCCACGAACTCGCAGCGGAACTCGAGGACGCAGTCGTCCCCCAGCAGTTCTCGAACCCGCTGAACACCGAGGCCCACTACGCGACGACCGGGCCGGAGATCTACGAGGCGCTCGACGGCGACGTCGGCGCGGTCGTCGCGGGCTGTGGGACGGCGGGGACGCTCATGGGGATCGCCCGCTACGCCCGCGAACAGGACCCGGAGACGTACGTCGCGGCCGTCGAACCCGAGGGATCGCTCTACGGCGAGTCGGTCGGCGAGGACCGCGAGGAAGGCGAGTACAAGATCGAGGGGATCGGCACGCACAACCTCGAGACGAACGAACTCTTCGACCCGGCACTCGTCGACGACGTCTACGCGATCCCCGATCGGCTCGCCCACGAGGAACTGAAACGGCTCGCGAGCGAGGAGGGCCACCTCGTCGGGTCGAGCGCGAGCGCGGCGAGCGTCGCCGCGAAACGCGTCGCCAGGAAGATCGACGCGGGGACGATCGAGGCCCCGTCCGACACTGTCGTCACGGTCTTCCCCGATTCGAGCGAGCGCTACCTCTCGAAGGGGATCTACCGCTCGTTCGAGGAGTGGACGTCGTAG
- a CDS encoding DUF7344 domain-containing protein has protein sequence MRRESLALDTAFDLCRNRRRRALLTLLADRDRQVTVQDLAKDLAVRERDGPITEVPGEIVTEIHTMLYHVHLPKLSAAKVVDYDHERGHVALTSRGTELEATLRAIGELEPPT, from the coding sequence ATGAGACGGGAGTCACTGGCGCTCGATACCGCGTTCGATCTCTGCCGGAATCGTCGTCGCCGGGCGCTTCTCACTCTTCTCGCCGACCGTGACCGGCAGGTAACTGTGCAGGACCTCGCGAAAGACCTCGCCGTTCGGGAACGCGACGGACCGATCACCGAGGTTCCCGGTGAGATCGTCACCGAGATCCACACGATGCTGTACCACGTTCACCTGCCGAAGCTGAGCGCGGCGAAGGTCGTCGACTACGATCACGAGCGCGGCCACGTCGCGTTGACGAGTCGCGGAACCGAACTGGAAGCGACGCTCCGTGCGATCGGCGAACTGGAACCGCCGACGTAG